The nucleotide sequence AGCTACGGAAGTCCCTTCATTTAAAAAGTTGACCAAGTCCAATACCGCCTTCGTTGTGGTCGATTCGTTGCCGTGCATCTGAGACCACATCAAAACCTTTATGGGACCCGCACCCATTTGCAGACTTTTAATCGGACGCCCCTGCACGGAACTCCCAATAGTTTTTACTTGATGCCGATCTTCATTCCTACTTAAGAAATCTAAAATCTGCTCGTTGACAACATAGCGTCCGTAAACCGAATTTTCCTTGATCGTATTATAGTGGGATGGTGTGATGCTCATTTGACCTATATATTTTAACCGCAAAAATAAGTCCTAATTATTTTACAAATGTAACCAACAAAATATACAATTGTAAACTTAATTTTAAAGGCCCTACCCGCTTACCTATACATTTGTAAACGAAAAACACTCCATTTTTACATAACGGGTGATTTAATTAATTAAAATGTTTATTATCAGTTAATTAACCGTTACTACATAAAGTAACACACCTAAAAAATTTCATATTTTAGTACGAAGGACAGCCGTATTTGTGTCAAATTCACTACTTTTAAGCTTACAACTGTTACAATGGTAAACACAACGGATTTTATTCAACGCTTAGAGCACCTTTTGAGTTATTACGGCTTGTCCGCCTCGGGTTTCGCGGACAAAATCAATGTACAGCGCTCGAGCATTTCCCACCTATTGTCTGGCAGAAACAAACCAAGTTTAGATTTTGTTTTAAAGGTCGTAAAGGCTTTTCCCGAAGTAAACCTCTATTGGCTACTAAACGGAAAAGGGTCTTTCCCTTCCGAACCTAAACCCGAAGAACCGCCCCGGCCCAAACCCCAAGCCCCTTCTTCCACACCACAAAGTATTGTACAAAAGGCAGTTGCCGAGTCGAAAAAAACCATTGAGAAAATCGTCATCTTTTATTCCGATGGAAGTTTTAAGGCTTATGACAATAAATAGGCTTTTATTTCTTTATTTTGCAGGAATGATACAGAGAATACTCCCCATTATGGCTACGTTGCTCCTAACGGCATCGTGTTACCAGCCCGAAAGAAACTGCGCTGATTTCAAGGACGGAAAATACTCGTTCACCACCACCATTGACGGCAAAGAAAAGACAACACTGTTCGAACGTTACGGCGACCTCGAAATCGATTACTACGAAGGAAAATCGGATTCATCATCCGTTCGATGGATCAACGATTGCGAATACATCGTCAAGAAACTGAACCCGAAAAACAAATCGGAAGAACAGTCGATCCACATGAAAATACTATCTACAACGGAGGATTCATATATTTTTGAATTCAATATCGTAGGCCAGGGCCAACCCTCCAGGGGTACCGCCGTAAAAATAGAGTAAAGCCCCACACCTTTTCCCCAACAAGCAATTTCAACTTCCAGGATAAGCCGCCCCAAAGCCCTATCATCTTCATACGCGACTTCTGGACGGGGATTTAAAAAGAAATAACCCTAACCTTTGCTTGAACACAAAAACACCCCTAAAAGGCTTAAAAAACCAAATCCAAAGAAGATGTCCCATATCTTCATCACCCAAAATCAAAATACCGAACACAGCAAAAAAAAGACCCACCCAAGACTAACTAACAGCTAAACTAAAACTGCAATAAACAAAACACAACTAATTTAGGTGTAGTATTTTAAACGAAAAAACGACCCGTTTGGGTCGTTTTTTCGTTTATCACAAAACCTTTGTCAATTCGGCCGGCTATAGACCACTTCAGGACTCTTTTTACGATGCTCCTTAAAGAGGCGCTGCTGTTGTTTGACCGTAAGCGTGCTACCATCAGGACTCCATCCTGGAGGTCCAAAAATATACATTAGCTTGTGCGAGAATTTCTTGGCCTTTTTAACGTCGGCCCATATATCCTTAAATTCATGGGTTAGAATCACCAAGGGATTATAACTTTTAGGAGCATGGATAACACCAAACTTTACTTCTACATCATCATCAAGCTCCTTCCAAGTACCGAACATTTTATCAAAGATATTTAGAAAGCCCCCGTGATTCTTGTCCAAGTATTCCACATTTTGAGAATGGTGCACCTGGTGCATGGTGTGGGTGTTGAAAATCTTTTCGACCCACCCCATTTTAGGCACATACTTTGAGTGCAATTGAAATTGCCAAAAAGACTCAATGGCCAAGGCAAAAATTACCACTTCGACCGGAAAACCGATTGCCGGCATCCACATATAGAAAAACGGCTTGTACAGAAGCGTAAACCAACCGTTACGAATGGCCGTACCCAAATTAAAATGATCGGAAGAATGGT is from Zobellia galactanivorans and encodes:
- a CDS encoding sterol desaturase family protein; translated protein: MDLTNPLIYGVPCFIAFILLEITYSHTHGDKDLYVWKDFMASGAMGIGSAILGPLIKVTVLITVFTYTYEFFNPVVDGVRTNIMGYESFGYSWYVFLLCQLADDFTYYWFHRANHEVRILWAAHIVHHSSDHFNLGTAIRNGWFTLLYKPFFYMWMPAIGFPVEVVIFALAIESFWQFQLHSKYVPKMGWVEKIFNTHTMHQVHHSQNVEYLDKNHGGFLNIFDKMFGTWKELDDDVEVKFGVIHAPKSYNPLVILTHEFKDIWADVKKAKKFSHKLMYIFGPPGWSPDGSTLTVKQQQRLFKEHRKKSPEVVYSRPN
- a CDS encoding helix-turn-helix transcriptional regulator, whose translation is MVNTTDFIQRLEHLLSYYGLSASGFADKINVQRSSISHLLSGRNKPSLDFVLKVVKAFPEVNLYWLLNGKGSFPSEPKPEEPPRPKPQAPSSTPQSIVQKAVAESKKTIEKIVIFYSDGSFKAYDNK
- a CDS encoding DNA topoisomerase IV subunit A; the encoded protein is MIQRILPIMATLLLTASCYQPERNCADFKDGKYSFTTTIDGKEKTTLFERYGDLEIDYYEGKSDSSSVRWINDCEYIVKKLNPKNKSEEQSIHMKILSTTEDSYIFEFNIVGQGQPSRGTAVKIE